A region of Deltaproteobacteria bacterium DNA encodes the following proteins:
- a CDS encoding EAL domain-containing protein → MRRSRTLRYAAGVRAALAQGRTAAAEGTLVPETANSRGAGLTMHRRLRRQLEEALGQERDASPQLRRLFRRIDKEYRRADDDRASLQHALALLTNLLQKQPETDRPRPTSPKARSVSRLFDQAPFAALVCDADRKVTAWNAAAEQLFGVPHAEAVGRELSMLVFPDSDATRAQARTELRQALAHGDTRQFQRETPTSSGARPCEWTVVPLHDSKGREVGNAALVQERDPAPDRYALAWQAAGDGIWDWDLGTDHLWLSDSWRAIVGSKGQGEAPSEWLDRVHPADRETLQSTILAHLAGCSARFESEHRLRHEDGSWRWVLARGQARRDGEGKAIRFSGSMMDISEPNLTAVRVVHDALTRLPNRGNFVEILKRAFNRARRRGGDRLAVLLLDVDGFGSLNARLGHAAGDEVLMQLVERLHASLGEGDVLARAGADEFVVLVEDVKDATEVESVARRLHEEAARPLDVKGEALSLTVSIGVALSAPAYTQASDLLADAAAAMYRAKAQGRGRSVTFDAAMRERAPHLLELETDLRNALARDEFRVHYLPIVDVARGRIQGFEALIRWAHPERGLIAPEHFIPLADETGLIVPIGRWLLGQAGRDFESCRRAGSEALTLNVNLSSRQLQHSDLMEHIDGTLAEHSLQPEELVLELSENTLQKEEHAGRIGELRERGVRLYMDDFGTGACSLNSLLRLQLDSLKIDRSLFSGGSPRGQAPELVRTIVALARDMGTQVVAEGVETAEQLGFLRELGCAAAQGFYFSPPVDGAEACSLVGRSMSW, encoded by the coding sequence ATGCGAAGATCCCGTACGCTAAGGTACGCAGCAGGTGTTCGCGCAGCCCTCGCGCAAGGACGCACCGCCGCCGCTGAGGGCACGCTCGTCCCGGAAACGGCAAATTCCAGAGGAGCCGGCCTGACGATGCACCGGCGCCTCCGACGTCAGCTCGAGGAGGCCCTCGGCCAGGAGCGGGACGCGTCGCCGCAGCTCCGCAGGCTGTTCCGCAGGATCGACAAGGAGTACCGCCGCGCGGATGACGATCGCGCATCGTTGCAGCACGCGCTCGCGCTCCTCACCAATCTTCTCCAGAAGCAGCCCGAGACCGATCGGCCCCGTCCGACCTCGCCCAAGGCGCGCTCGGTGTCGCGGCTCTTCGATCAGGCGCCGTTCGCGGCACTCGTCTGCGACGCCGATCGGAAGGTGACCGCATGGAATGCGGCCGCCGAGCAACTGTTCGGCGTCCCTCACGCCGAAGCGGTCGGGCGCGAGCTGTCCATGCTCGTCTTCCCCGACAGCGACGCGACCCGCGCGCAAGCCCGCACCGAGCTGCGCCAGGCGTTGGCGCACGGCGACACGCGGCAGTTCCAGCGCGAGACGCCGACCAGCTCCGGTGCGCGCCCGTGCGAATGGACCGTCGTCCCGCTGCACGACAGCAAAGGACGCGAGGTGGGGAACGCGGCGCTGGTCCAGGAGCGCGATCCTGCGCCCGACCGCTACGCGCTCGCCTGGCAAGCAGCGGGCGACGGGATCTGGGACTGGGACCTGGGGACAGACCATCTCTGGCTGTCGGATTCGTGGCGCGCGATCGTGGGATCGAAGGGCCAGGGCGAGGCGCCCTCGGAATGGCTCGATCGCGTCCATCCCGCGGATCGGGAGACGCTGCAGTCGACGATCCTCGCGCATCTCGCCGGATGCTCCGCGCGATTCGAGAGCGAGCACCGTCTCCGGCACGAGGACGGCAGCTGGCGCTGGGTGCTCGCGCGCGGCCAGGCGCGCCGCGACGGAGAAGGAAAAGCGATTCGATTCTCCGGCTCGATGATGGACATCAGCGAGCCCAATCTCACCGCGGTCCGCGTGGTGCACGATGCGCTGACCCGGCTCCCAAACCGGGGCAACTTCGTCGAGATCCTCAAGCGCGCCTTCAACCGCGCGCGGCGGCGCGGAGGCGACCGGCTGGCCGTGCTGCTCCTGGACGTCGACGGATTCGGGTCGTTGAACGCCCGATTGGGGCACGCGGCCGGGGACGAAGTCCTGATGCAGCTGGTGGAACGGCTTCACGCCTCGCTCGGAGAAGGGGACGTCCTCGCCCGCGCCGGCGCCGACGAGTTCGTCGTCCTCGTCGAGGACGTGAAGGACGCAACGGAGGTGGAGAGCGTCGCCCGCCGTCTCCACGAGGAGGCTGCGCGTCCGCTCGACGTCAAGGGCGAGGCTCTTTCCCTCACCGTGAGCATCGGCGTCGCCTTGAGCGCACCGGCATACACGCAGGCGAGCGATCTGCTCGCGGACGCGGCGGCGGCGATGTATCGCGCGAAGGCGCAGGGACGAGGCCGCTCTGTCACGTTCGACGCGGCGATGCGCGAACGCGCCCCGCATCTTCTCGAGCTCGAAACGGATCTGCGCAACGCGCTGGCGCGCGACGAGTTCCGCGTCCACTATCTGCCGATCGTGGACGTCGCCCGAGGACGCATCCAGGGCTTCGAGGCGCTGATCCGCTGGGCCCACCCGGAGCGCGGGCTGATCGCGCCGGAGCATTTCATCCCGTTGGCGGACGAGACGGGCCTCATCGTCCCCATTGGCCGCTGGCTGCTGGGCCAGGCCGGCCGCGATTTCGAGAGCTGCCGGCGCGCGGGATCCGAAGCCCTGACGCTCAACGTCAACCTTTCCTCGCGCCAGCTTCAGCATTCCGATCTGATGGAGCACATCGACGGAACCCTCGCCGAGCACAGCCTGCAGCCGGAGGAGCTCGTCCTCGAGCTGAGCGAGAACACGCTGCAGAAAGAGGAGCATGCTGGCCGCATCGGGGAGCTCCGGGAGCGCGGCGTGCGGCTGTACATGGACGACTTCGGCACCGGAGCGTGCTCGCTGAATTCGCTGCTCCGCCTGCAGCTCGACTCCCTGAAGATCGATCGCTCGCTGTTCAGCGGCGGCTCGCCGCGCGGTCAGGCGCCCGAGCTGGTGCGCACGATCGTCGCGCTGGCGCGCGACATGGGAACGCAGGTCGTGGCGGAAGGCGTGGAGACCGCGGAGCAGCTCGGCTTCCTGCGCGAGCTGGGGTGCGCGGCCGCGCAGGGTTTCTATTTTTCCCCGCCGGTCGACGGCGCGGAGGCGTGCTCGCTGGTCGGTCGCAGCATGAGCTGGTGA
- a CDS encoding amino acid permease yields the protein MTGLRRSLSLLDATLVNVGVMIGSAVFLTASDVARALPQPLLQLAVWAVAALLSLAGALTIAELGAAFPKAGGLCVYLREALGPFWGFFYGWALLVVIQTAAIAAVAVAFASYCGHFLPLSPRAADLVAIAAIAALTGINVLGVREGVWTQNVVTGAKVLVVGGLIAAAFLGSAGSPSHFAPSSHPWTFAAFGAAAIGPLFAFDGWITTSYIGGEIKSPGRNLPLAALLSIALVTLLYLGLNAGYLYVLGSDRVAASPLVAADTARALLGPRGADLAAGMVVLATVGGLNGNILGGARVLYAMAEAGLFWRAAGRVHPRFGTPAAALLAQGVVSIGFVFTGRFDQLLTSCLFASWLFYGLGGVAVFVLRRRTDLDRPYRVWGYPVVPAAFVASAALLLVSTVAADPRDSILGAALLLTGVPAYVFLNRRAHQLMLRPTSEHASAPSTGGEK from the coding sequence TTGACCGGGCTGCGGCGTTCGCTCAGCCTGCTCGATGCGACGCTGGTGAACGTCGGCGTGATGATCGGGTCCGCCGTCTTTCTCACCGCGAGCGACGTAGCCCGCGCGCTGCCGCAGCCGCTCCTTCAGCTCGCGGTGTGGGCGGTAGCCGCGCTCCTCTCGCTTGCGGGCGCGCTCACCATCGCCGAGCTGGGCGCCGCTTTTCCCAAGGCGGGCGGACTGTGCGTCTATCTGCGCGAAGCGCTCGGCCCGTTCTGGGGATTCTTCTATGGCTGGGCACTGCTGGTGGTGATCCAGACCGCGGCCATCGCAGCGGTCGCCGTCGCTTTCGCAAGTTACTGCGGGCATTTTCTTCCGCTCTCGCCGCGTGCCGCCGACCTGGTCGCGATCGCGGCCATCGCCGCGCTCACCGGCATCAACGTCCTCGGCGTACGCGAAGGCGTCTGGACGCAGAACGTGGTGACCGGTGCGAAGGTGCTGGTGGTCGGCGGGCTGATCGCAGCGGCGTTCCTGGGGAGCGCCGGCTCGCCGTCCCACTTCGCGCCTTCGTCCCATCCCTGGACGTTCGCGGCATTTGGAGCGGCCGCGATCGGACCGCTGTTCGCTTTCGACGGGTGGATCACCACCAGCTACATCGGCGGGGAGATCAAATCGCCAGGGCGCAACCTGCCGCTCGCCGCACTTCTGTCGATCGCATTGGTCACGCTGCTCTACCTGGGCCTGAACGCCGGCTACCTCTACGTGCTCGGATCCGACCGGGTTGCGGCGTCGCCGCTGGTTGCCGCCGACACGGCGCGAGCGCTCCTGGGGCCGCGCGGCGCGGACCTCGCCGCCGGCATGGTCGTCCTGGCCACCGTCGGCGGATTGAACGGCAACATCCTCGGCGGCGCGCGCGTCCTCTATGCGATGGCGGAGGCGGGTCTCTTCTGGCGCGCGGCTGGCCGCGTCCATCCCCGATTTGGCACGCCGGCGGCGGCGCTCCTGGCGCAAGGCGTGGTCTCGATCGGTTTCGTCTTCACCGGCCGGTTCGACCAGCTTCTCACCAGCTGCCTCTTCGCTTCCTGGCTCTTCTACGGTCTTGGCGGCGTCGCCGTGTTCGTCCTCCGCCGCCGGACCGATCTCGACCGGCCTTATCGCGTCTGGGGATATCCGGTGGTGCCCGCCGCGTTCGTCGCCTCGGCAGCGCTGCTGCTCGTGAGCACCGTGGCGGCCGACCCGCGCGACTCCATTCTCGGCGCCGCGCTGCTCCTGACGGGCGTTCCCGCCTACGTCTTCCTCAATCGAAGGGCTCACCAGCTCATGCTGCGACCGACCAGCGAGCACGCCTCCGCGCCGTCGACCGGCGGGGAAAAATAG
- a CDS encoding aromatic ring-hydroxylating dioxygenase subunit alpha yields the protein MVGVIDADIRKARTLPAAFYRDAVLFERMRERVFARSWQLVDGAERAAARGSVLPFTLLEGCVDEPLLLTRDADGTLRALSNVCTHRGNLVCTAAATLQGLRCGYHGRRFALDGRCLGMPEFDGVSGFPSPSDDLPRVQLGELQPLLFAALDPAFGFDDLVTPVRARIGSQLVPDPEGSRVYEIAANWALYCDNYLEGFHVPFVHGELATEIEYGSYRTELLSWGTLQVAEASAGGDAFDGSRVAAWYFFLFPNTMLNFYPWGLSINVVVPLAVDRTRIVYRTWVADPSRRGKGAGGGLDRVELEDEAVVQQVQQGVRSRLYDRGRYSPSREAGVHHFHRLLTGMLD from the coding sequence ATGGTCGGAGTGATCGACGCCGACATCCGCAAGGCGCGCACGCTGCCGGCCGCGTTCTACCGCGACGCCGTCCTCTTCGAACGGATGCGCGAGCGCGTGTTCGCGCGAAGCTGGCAGCTCGTCGACGGCGCGGAGCGGGCCGCTGCGCGCGGTTCCGTCTTGCCCTTCACACTGCTGGAAGGCTGCGTCGACGAACCGCTGCTGCTGACGCGCGACGCCGACGGCACGCTCCGCGCGCTCTCCAACGTCTGTACGCACCGGGGAAATCTGGTCTGCACCGCCGCGGCGACCTTGCAGGGCCTCCGCTGCGGCTACCATGGCCGCCGCTTCGCGCTCGACGGCCGCTGCCTGGGAATGCCGGAGTTCGACGGGGTGAGCGGCTTCCCGTCGCCGTCGGACGACTTGCCTCGCGTCCAGCTCGGCGAGCTGCAACCCCTCCTGTTCGCAGCGCTGGATCCTGCCTTCGGCTTCGACGACCTGGTGACGCCGGTCCGTGCGCGGATCGGCAGCCAGCTCGTTCCCGACCCCGAAGGGTCGCGCGTCTACGAGATCGCGGCGAACTGGGCGCTGTACTGCGACAACTACCTCGAAGGCTTCCACGTCCCGTTCGTGCACGGAGAGCTCGCCACCGAGATCGAGTACGGCTCGTACCGCACGGAGCTCCTTTCCTGGGGCACGCTCCAGGTGGCGGAGGCCAGCGCGGGCGGCGACGCGTTCGACGGCTCGCGGGTCGCCGCCTGGTACTTCTTCCTCTTTCCGAACACGATGTTGAACTTCTATCCTTGGGGCCTGTCCATCAACGTCGTGGTTCCGCTGGCGGTGGACCGCACGCGGATCGTCTACCGCACCTGGGTAGCGGACCCGTCGCGCCGGGGCAAAGGCGCCGGTGGGGGCCTCGATCGGGTGGAGCTCGAAGACGAGGCGGTCGTCCAGCAGGTGCAGCAAGGTGTCCGGTCGCGCCTGTACGATCGCGGCCGGTATTCACCCTCGCGCGAGGCCGGGGTGCACCACTTCCACCGGCTGCTCACCGGGATGCTCGATTGA
- the oxlT gene encoding oxalate/formate MFS antiporter, whose translation MRLPGGMRHRSDEAARGPMDPKATQQHDSLLQNRWLILFFSVLSMVAVANFQYGWTLFVPPLQKHLHAEQAAVQVTFTVFVLLETWLVPFEGWLVDKFGPRLLVMAGGVCAGLGWIGSGKAESLTTLYLAYAVAGLGAGVVYGTAIGSALKWFPDHRGLAAGLTAAGFGAGSALTVYPIANMINTAGYQAAFIQWGLIQGSVVVLAALFLKAPPAGWLPRAWKEAAAGTEVRKRQTSADFTSSGMAATSQFWVLYLMMTLVATGGLMATAQLNPMAVEYKVDKIPVTFLWFTLPALQFALSADRVLNGICRPIWGWISDHIGRELTMAIAFAMEALAIFLLIKFAPNPKLFVVFSAFTFFGWGEIYSLMPAICGDFFGRKHATQNYGFLYTAKGTASVFVPIGSALAAGKAFDFRADVLLLLGGALAFFSHFLAPTILRIDWKRKTHDLLFGIGIVLVVYGVAITVVPTMWTPFAAKYTLPRIGWPGVFAVAIAFDLTAAAIAFFVLRTMKVPAPVEPSRELPPTAALAGAQKQ comes from the coding sequence ATGCGTTTGCCGGGCGGGATGCGGCACCGCTCCGACGAAGCCGCGCGAGGACCCATGGACCCCAAGGCGACCCAGCAGCACGACAGCCTGCTGCAGAACCGCTGGCTGATCCTCTTCTTCAGCGTTCTCAGCATGGTGGCCGTAGCGAACTTCCAATACGGCTGGACCCTGTTCGTCCCGCCGCTGCAGAAGCACCTGCACGCGGAGCAAGCCGCCGTCCAGGTGACGTTCACGGTCTTCGTGCTTCTCGAGACCTGGCTGGTGCCGTTCGAAGGATGGCTGGTCGACAAGTTCGGTCCGCGCCTGCTGGTGATGGCGGGCGGCGTCTGCGCCGGACTCGGCTGGATCGGAAGCGGCAAGGCGGAATCGCTCACCACGCTCTACCTGGCGTATGCCGTCGCCGGTCTCGGGGCCGGTGTGGTGTACGGAACTGCGATCGGCAGCGCGCTGAAGTGGTTTCCCGATCATCGCGGCCTCGCCGCCGGTCTCACCGCCGCGGGCTTCGGCGCCGGCTCGGCGCTGACCGTGTACCCGATCGCGAACATGATCAACACGGCGGGGTACCAGGCGGCGTTCATCCAGTGGGGCTTGATCCAGGGCTCGGTCGTGGTCCTCGCTGCGCTGTTCCTGAAGGCGCCGCCAGCCGGCTGGCTGCCGCGGGCATGGAAGGAGGCGGCGGCAGGTACGGAGGTCAGGAAGCGACAAACGTCTGCGGACTTTACCTCCAGCGGAATGGCAGCGACCTCGCAGTTCTGGGTCCTCTATCTGATGATGACCCTGGTCGCGACCGGCGGCCTGATGGCGACGGCGCAGCTCAATCCGATGGCCGTCGAGTACAAGGTGGACAAGATCCCCGTGACCTTCCTCTGGTTCACGCTACCCGCCCTGCAATTCGCGCTCTCGGCGGATCGGGTGCTGAACGGGATCTGCCGCCCGATCTGGGGCTGGATCTCGGACCACATCGGGCGCGAGCTGACCATGGCGATCGCCTTCGCGATGGAGGCGCTTGCCATCTTCCTGCTCATCAAGTTCGCGCCGAACCCGAAGCTGTTCGTCGTCTTCAGCGCCTTCACTTTCTTCGGCTGGGGAGAGATCTACTCGCTGATGCCCGCCATCTGCGGCGACTTCTTCGGCCGCAAGCACGCCACGCAGAACTACGGCTTCCTCTATACGGCGAAGGGGACCGCGTCGGTCTTCGTGCCGATCGGATCGGCGCTCGCGGCCGGAAAGGCCTTCGACTTCCGCGCCGACGTGCTCCTCCTGCTCGGCGGCGCGCTGGCGTTCTTCTCGCATTTCCTCGCTCCCACCATCCTGCGGATCGATTGGAAGCGGAAGACGCACGACCTGCTGTTCGGGATCGGAATCGTCCTGGTCGTGTACGGCGTCGCCATCACCGTCGTGCCGACGATGTGGACGCCGTTCGCCGCGAAGTACACCCTCCCGCGCATCGGATGGCCCGGCGTCTTCGCAGTCGCCATCGCCTTCGACCTGACCGCGGCGGCGATCGCGTTCTTCGTGCTGCGGACCATGAAGGTGCCCGCGCCGGTCGAGCCGTCGCGCGAGCTGCCCCCCACGGCCGCCTTGGCGGGGGCCCAAAAACAGTAG
- a CDS encoding amino acid ABC transporter substrate-binding protein, with amino-acid sequence MPSKAHLVMSGAVAMLMMAGASSGKVEGDTVVLGAAVSLTGKYSVNGKNTKDGYDLAVKRINEMGGVKVGGKSYKLKVLYYDDESTPARGAQLAERLISQDGVQFVLGAYSSGLTKAIAPVTEKYKVPHVEGNGAARELFTQGYRYLFAVLSTSDYYLRDAVNLAAEVAKKNGRDPKSLKIAMAFENDPFSLDVREGIVEDAKRHGMQIVVDDKLPPEINDMAATLTKVRAIKPDLLLVSGHEKGATLVVRQTAEMKIEVPIVATTHCDSAKIAESLGKMAEQVLCASQWDRKLSYKDKWFGSADDYAKLFEKEFKYPAPYQAAESTASVLVFADAFERAKSFDPGKVRDAIAATDLMTFYGPIKFDPTGKNVAKPMVLYQVQGGDYKVVAPTRWAEVSLIWPRKMPQ; translated from the coding sequence ATGCCCAGCAAGGCACATCTCGTGATGTCCGGCGCCGTCGCGATGCTGATGATGGCGGGTGCCTCTTCGGGAAAGGTCGAGGGCGATACGGTGGTCCTCGGAGCGGCCGTGTCGCTGACCGGCAAGTACTCGGTCAATGGCAAGAATACGAAGGACGGTTACGACCTCGCCGTCAAGCGCATCAACGAGATGGGCGGCGTGAAGGTCGGCGGGAAGTCGTACAAGCTGAAGGTGCTCTACTACGACGACGAGTCCACGCCGGCGCGCGGCGCGCAGCTTGCCGAGCGGCTCATCAGCCAGGACGGCGTGCAATTCGTGCTCGGCGCCTACAGCTCCGGCCTGACCAAGGCGATCGCGCCGGTCACCGAGAAGTACAAGGTGCCGCACGTGGAAGGAAACGGAGCGGCCCGCGAGCTGTTCACGCAGGGGTATCGCTACCTGTTCGCGGTGCTCTCCACCTCGGACTACTACCTTCGCGACGCCGTCAATCTCGCCGCCGAGGTGGCGAAGAAGAACGGCCGCGATCCGAAGTCGCTCAAGATCGCCATGGCCTTCGAGAACGATCCCTTCAGCCTCGACGTCCGCGAGGGCATCGTGGAAGACGCGAAGCGCCACGGAATGCAGATCGTCGTCGATGACAAGCTGCCGCCGGAGATCAACGACATGGCGGCGACGCTGACCAAGGTGCGCGCGATCAAGCCCGATCTCCTCCTCGTCTCCGGTCACGAGAAGGGAGCGACGCTGGTCGTCCGCCAGACCGCGGAGATGAAGATCGAGGTGCCCATCGTCGCCACCACCCACTGCGACTCGGCCAAGATCGCCGAGAGCCTTGGCAAGATGGCGGAGCAGGTCCTCTGCGCTTCGCAGTGGGACCGCAAGCTGAGCTACAAGGACAAGTGGTTCGGCAGCGCCGACGACTACGCGAAGCTCTTCGAGAAGGAATTCAAGTATCCCGCTCCGTACCAGGCGGCGGAATCGACCGCGTCGGTGCTCGTCTTCGCCGATGCGTTCGAGCGGGCGAAGTCGTTCGATCCCGGCAAGGTGCGCGACGCCATCGCAGCCACGGATCTCATGACCTTCTACGGGCCGATCAAGTTCGACCCGACGGGAAAGAACGTCGCCAAGCCGATGGTCCTGTACCAGGTGCAGGGGGGAGACTACAAAGTGGTGGCGCCGACGCGGTGGGCGGAGGTCAGCCTGATCTGGCCGCGGAAGATGCCACAGTAG
- a CDS encoding branched-chain amino acid ABC transporter permease, protein MENLRLLFDAPILSLQLLLDGVLIGAIFALAAYGMALVWGVVGLINVSQGELVMLGGYAAWFLSRSGIHPLFAVPLAAALLFVVGWLLYRAVIFRVVDKDLFTSILATFGLSILIQQLANTLFGADVRTAESGFGTLFLFGGAVTVSRIKLISFAAALLTGAFLMLFLKRSRMGQAIRATAQNARAARVMGVDTDRVYAWTFALNAAICGASGALVAMTWVVHPYLGLPYTVRSFMIVILAGLGNVAGVLFAALGLGVAENFAGFILGAEYQAAFVFTLLVAILVWRRFWLARERRHLQ, encoded by the coding sequence ATGGAAAACCTCAGGCTGCTGTTCGACGCGCCGATCCTGTCGCTCCAGCTTCTGCTCGACGGCGTCCTGATCGGCGCCATCTTCGCGCTCGCGGCTTACGGAATGGCTCTCGTCTGGGGCGTCGTCGGCTTGATCAACGTCAGCCAGGGCGAGCTGGTGATGCTGGGCGGCTACGCCGCCTGGTTCCTCTCCCGCTCCGGCATCCACCCTCTCTTCGCCGTGCCGCTGGCGGCGGCGCTCCTCTTCGTCGTCGGCTGGCTGCTCTATCGGGCCGTGATCTTCCGGGTCGTCGACAAGGACCTGTTCACCTCCATCCTGGCGACGTTCGGGTTGAGCATCCTCATCCAGCAGCTGGCGAATACGCTGTTCGGCGCGGACGTGCGGACGGCGGAGTCAGGGTTCGGCACGCTCTTCCTTTTCGGAGGAGCGGTGACGGTCTCGCGGATCAAGTTGATCTCGTTCGCCGCCGCGCTGCTCACCGGCGCCTTCCTCATGCTCTTTCTCAAACGCTCTCGCATGGGGCAGGCCATTCGGGCCACCGCCCAGAATGCGCGTGCTGCGCGGGTGATGGGCGTCGATACCGACCGGGTCTACGCCTGGACCTTCGCGCTCAATGCGGCAATCTGTGGTGCGTCAGGCGCGCTGGTGGCGATGACGTGGGTGGTGCATCCGTACCTCGGCCTTCCGTACACGGTGCGCTCTTTCATGATCGTGATCCTCGCAGGCCTCGGGAACGTCGCCGGCGTTCTTTTCGCCGCGCTGGGTCTGGGCGTGGCGGAGAACTTCGCCGGGTTCATCCTCGGGGCCGAGTACCAGGCGGCCTTCGTGTTCACGCTTCTCGTTGCGATCCTGGTCTGGCGGCGTTTCTGGCTCGCGCGGGAGCGGAGACACCTGCAATGA
- a CDS encoding branched-chain amino acid ABC transporter permease: MIASSALRRRLLLACGIVLALLFPALAPAYRSQMAILWVMIVFALTWDLLGGQMGYNSFGNVLFFGVGMYACVLVQRDAGLGYYTGLFVGTAVGALAAVALAGLLGSGILGLRGHSFAIGTLGLGIAAGELASGWDFVGAGGGIVPPLFPGALGGRETFFYYLCFALAAATFASLRWLYAGRFGLVLNAIRDDEDKAEAMGLRTTRYKTTAWCVCAFFLGLSGGAVGNLLGFIDPREVAFAGPTFGVWMVLMAILGGKGTLWGPVLGAVVFHVTKELFWTYLLGWQRVALGLLIVVIVVFFPLGILGWARERWPERFGHRIEDGAAESGR, from the coding sequence ATGATCGCGTCTTCCGCGCTTCGCCGGCGGCTGCTGCTGGCTTGTGGCATCGTGCTCGCGTTGCTCTTCCCGGCGCTCGCGCCGGCCTACCGCAGCCAGATGGCGATCCTCTGGGTGATGATCGTCTTCGCCCTCACCTGGGACCTGCTCGGCGGACAGATGGGGTACAACTCGTTCGGCAACGTTCTCTTCTTCGGCGTCGGGATGTACGCCTGCGTGCTCGTCCAGCGCGACGCGGGCCTCGGCTATTACACCGGACTGTTCGTCGGTACCGCCGTGGGCGCCCTGGCGGCGGTCGCGCTCGCCGGCCTGCTCGGCTCCGGGATCCTCGGCCTGCGCGGCCACTCCTTCGCCATCGGAACCCTGGGCCTGGGGATCGCGGCCGGCGAGCTGGCCAGCGGTTGGGATTTCGTCGGCGCCGGCGGCGGTATCGTGCCGCCGCTTTTTCCCGGCGCTCTCGGCGGCCGCGAGACGTTCTTCTATTACCTGTGCTTCGCCCTCGCCGCCGCCACGTTCGCGTCGCTGCGCTGGCTCTACGCGGGCCGCTTCGGCCTGGTCCTCAACGCCATCCGCGACGACGAGGACAAGGCCGAAGCGATGGGGCTGCGCACCACGCGCTACAAGACCACCGCCTGGTGCGTCTGCGCCTTCTTCCTCGGGCTGAGCGGCGGCGCCGTGGGCAACCTGCTCGGATTCATCGACCCGCGCGAGGTCGCGTTCGCCGGGCCGACGTTCGGGGTCTGGATGGTGTTGATGGCGATTCTCGGGGGAAAGGGAACGCTCTGGGGACCGGTGCTCGGCGCCGTCGTCTTCCACGTCACGAAGGAGCTGTTCTGGACGTATCTGCTGGGCTGGCAGCGGGTCGCGCTCGGGCTCTTGATCGTCGTCATCGTCGTGTTCTTTCCCCTCGGGATCCTCGGCTGGGCGCGGGAACGCTGGCCGGAACGGTTCGGCCACCGGATCGAGGACGGCGCTGCGGAGAGCGGGCGGTGA
- a CDS encoding ABC transporter ATP-binding protein, whose amino-acid sequence MSAILEVERVSKAFGGLVANKAVTLRVPEGAICGLIGPNGSGKTTLFNSIVGQHPIDAGSIRFQGREISRLRVAQIARLGLLRTFQQTRIYGGMTCMQNMVISVPTSELGWRSMFRKSPPSDLRKADDLLHFVGLHAKRHLRARDLSFGQQKLLEFAMALMSGPRMLLLDEPTAGINPTLINGLLDQLRQVNAQLGITLLVIEHNMRVIMNLAQYIYCLAHGELLAEGKPEQVQKDPRVLDAYLGAR is encoded by the coding sequence GTGAGCGCGATCCTGGAGGTCGAGCGGGTAAGCAAGGCGTTCGGCGGCCTCGTCGCCAACAAGGCGGTGACGCTGCGCGTCCCCGAAGGCGCCATCTGCGGGCTGATCGGCCCGAACGGCTCGGGAAAGACCACGCTGTTCAACTCCATCGTCGGTCAACACCCCATCGATGCGGGATCGATCCGGTTTCAGGGTCGCGAGATCTCGCGGCTGCGGGTCGCGCAGATCGCCCGCCTCGGGCTGCTTCGCACGTTCCAGCAGACGCGGATCTACGGCGGGATGACCTGCATGCAGAACATGGTGATCAGCGTTCCCACATCCGAGCTCGGGTGGCGATCGATGTTCCGCAAGAGCCCTCCTTCCGATCTGCGCAAGGCCGATGATCTGCTGCACTTCGTCGGCCTGCATGCCAAGCGCCATCTGCGGGCCCGCGACCTCTCCTTCGGGCAGCAGAAGCTGCTCGAGTTCGCCATGGCCTTGATGAGTGGACCGAGGATGCTGCTGCTCGATGAGCCCACCGCCGGGATCAATCCGACGCTCATCAACGGCCTGCTCGACCAGCTGAGACAGGTGAACGCGCAGCTCGGCATCACCCTGCTCGTGATCGAGCACAACATGCGCGTGATCATGAATCTCGCCCAGTACATCTACTGCCTCGCGCACGGCGAGCTGCTGGCGGAAGGGAAGCCGGAGCAGGTGCAGAAGGACCCGCGCGTCCTCGACGCCTATCTGGGAGCGCGCTGA